The Bernardetia sp. ABR2-2B DNA window TGAGTAATTATTTGTTGTAAAGAAACATTGGCACTAGCTTGGTATTTTATAGCTTCTTTAGAGGTAGCTGCTACATCAGGATTTGAATGCTGTGTAGGACGTTTTGGTAAGGGTTTGTTTTTGCTAGGTTCAGCTGTTTTGATACCTGCTCCATAAGATGATGTTTTAGAGCCTTCAATAGAACTCAAAGCTTTAAAATCTACTTGATTGTTTTCTTCTTCAATAGCTATGAAACGAGAAATATCATCTGTTCGAATATCTAAAGCAGCAGGGCGTTTTGTGTTTGGCAGAACTTGTACATCATAGAGTTCTACTATTTCTCCCTCTGACTCTAGACTATGAATGATATTTCCTGTATTAATATCTACTACAAAAACGCCACATTTTGGTTCTGTTTTTCTCTTTTCTAATAACTCCTCTAAAGGAAGTCCTGCAAAAGTGCGTTCATGTCTTGGTTTAGAAAGTCCAATGAGAGCATAGTTTTTATAAAATACTAATCCACGTAAAAAACCGTCTAGCCAAGTAATAGGAATAAACTTACCGTTTTCAACATATCCAAACTCTCCTCTACCTGCATTCAAAACCCATAGTTTATCTTGATAATAACGAGGCGAATGAGGCATAGAAAGACTTTCTGCCAAAACTTCATTTGTTTCCATATCCATCACAACTCCTCCATTGTGCCTGTGTTCTCTCCAACCATCAAGCCTGTCTGTTTGGGCAACCATAGTTACATAACGAGGTTTGCCATCACGCATTGCCATTCCATTAAGATGACAACGGTCTTCGGAAATCATTTTAGTAATAAAAGGAGGCGACCAAATGGGTTTGAAGTTATATTTTTCACTTACCTGTGCAATACAATTATAACGAGTATTGACAAAAACAATATTTCCATCTTTATCTTTAGAAATATCATGAGCATCTAAATCTCCAGTAGTAAAAGCCTGACGGGGAATATATACTTTATCAGCTTCTTTATGGATTTGTCCTTCTGCCAACGCATTTTCGAAACGCCAAAGCAAAAAACGAGAACTTAGATAAAAAGAGTTTTCAGATTCTACATGCAAACCCATTGCTCTTTCGAAAGAACGTTCCGAGACGAAAAGGTGTTTTGTAGTATCTCTTCCTATCAAGAAAA harbors:
- a CDS encoding TIGR03032 family protein gives rise to the protein MQTSTTSSTENTLSYQTASNTVFHYSSDFLEWLKTEEISLAVSTYQTNKLFLIGRDTTKHLFVSERSFERAMGLHVESENSFYLSSRFLLWRFENALAEGQIHKEADKVYIPRQAFTTGDLDAHDISKDKDGNIVFVNTRYNCIAQVSEKYNFKPIWSPPFITKMISEDRCHLNGMAMRDGKPRYVTMVAQTDRLDGWREHRHNGGVVMDMETNEVLAESLSMPHSPRYYQDKLWVLNAGRGEFGYVENGKFIPITWLDGFLRGLVFYKNYALIGLSKPRHERTFAGLPLEELLEKRKTEPKCGVFVVDINTGNIIHSLESEGEIVELYDVQVLPNTKRPAALDIRTDDISRFIAIEEENNQVDFKALSSIEGSKTSSYGAGIKTAEPSKNKPLPKRPTQHSNPDVAATSKEAIKYQASANVSLQQIITQFGNLTFPKLEQLAKTRKVNEPLMMLVAHNGQHKVGCLVVEAMPNKIGRVLSWYVIPPYRNLGIGKELLLKAEKIIRKVKLQGIIMDYVSDWTQKDTIEAILQKQKWEKPIVKLALCKASNDSISNAPWLQNLPALPPSMEIGMWKDVTNEEKKVIQEKKNSQDWYPNIVSPFQSPHLVSLDTSVVLRHEGEIVGWIITHNTKKDTIEFTGSFVDFKDLGLQKRSLLLQLCKRAINLTLEEGYKYGIWQIPQDHSTLFRFVELFLKPYLITFTEQKVAYKAL